In one Alnus glutinosa chromosome 12, dhAlnGlut1.1, whole genome shotgun sequence genomic region, the following are encoded:
- the LOC133851631 gene encoding uncharacterized protein LOC133851631, producing the protein METPSSTRRVTRSQASAALNSDNNSIPLSRKIEDSGKVLSKSRQRNVKQDRSVLIDITNDSPIVGLAMGSLETPSSAIAKQRSNRAKNKTPGSGEALLRGQVKTLLQRVEEEAELSKLSLESRSFLHLQGFVNSPTGLLAPTPANTPQLSNLSGNINSGLASAVPSPVVEEQLISQVVSNIFDGKKLDFSEKSESPDSSDSSVLTYEAEAGAGGSYCKEKSSAEDDDASVWSIQVNASTRDEDEEEVLEEEDYYDEEADEIEEEEEEEEDGGLVDELCEGISKIFVDEKREAPKFAGKHTRFVYDSDDELIIGEEEGRAEIEGSGGVSPSVLRLKGLPTPKGKHLRFPVQAEEEE; encoded by the exons ATGGAGACCCCATCATCAACCAGAAGAGTCACAAGGTCACAGGCTTCGGCTGCTTTAAACAGCGACAACAACAGCATTCCCCTCTCAA GGAAAATTGAAGATTCTGGAAAGGTTCTCTCAAAATCAAGGCAAAGAAATGTGAAACAAGATCGGTCTGTGCTGATCGATATAACGAATGATTCTCCGATAGTTGGGCTTGCGATGGGGAGCTTGGAGACCCCATCATCAGCCATAGCCAAGCAAAGGAGCAATCGAGCCAAGAACAAGACGCCTGGGTCCGGAGAGGCCTTGCTTAGGGGTCAAGTCAAGACCCTCTTGCAGAGAGTGGAGGAAGAGGCCGAGCTTTCGAAGCTCTCGCTGGAAAGCCGTTCCTTTCTTCATCTCCAAGGGTTTGTCAACTCACCGACCGGACTTCTTGCCCCAACCCCCGCGAACACACCCCAGCTCTCGAATCTCTCCGGCAACATCAACAGTGGTTTGGCTTCGGCAGTGCCTTCTCCAGTTGTCGAAGAACAATTGATTTCTCAG GTGGTGAGTAACATCTTCGATGGAAAGAAGCTGGATTTTTCTGAGAAATCCGAAAGCCCTGATTCATCAGACTCCTCTGTGCTGACTTACGAAGCAGAAGCAGGAGCAGGAGGGAGCTATTGCAAAGAGAAGTCGTCCGCAGAAGATGATGATGCTTCTGTTTGGTCTATCCAGGTTAATGCAAGCACCCGTGATGAAGACGAGGAAGAAGtacttgaagaagaagactacTATGATGAAGAAGCCGATGAAattgaagaagaggaggaggaggaggaggatggAGGATTGGTTGATGAACTGTGCGAGGGCATTAGCAAGATTTTTGTGGATGAGAAGAGAGAGGCTCCCAAGTTTGCTGGAAAGCACACAAGGTTTGTTTACGACAGTGATGATGAGCTTATTATTGGAGAGGAAGAGGGGCGCGCAGAGATTGAAGGTTCTGGCGGCGTTTCACCAAGTGTCTTGCGGTTGAAGGGCTTGCCCACCCCAAAAGGGAAGCACCTGCGTTTTCCTGTCCAGGCCGAAGAGGAAGAATAA